One Candidatus Devosia phytovorans genomic window carries:
- a CDS encoding response regulator transcription factor produces MRILLVEDNEDLGEALEKRLRSAGHSVEWVKDGNDVVPAAEGDDFDALVLDLMLPNRDGIGLIAELRRRKFNAPVLVITARSEIDDKVSLLDLGADDYLVKPFDLRELEARLRALIRRTGGQTTSTLAVGNLEMDLAGLNASVGGKMLELGRREFRLLEILVTNAGKVVPKERLMNQLFNFDEAVSVNALELHISRLRKKLEAANVEIGTVRGVGYVVRSPNGG; encoded by the coding sequence ATGCGAATACTGCTTGTCGAAGACAATGAAGACCTGGGCGAGGCGCTGGAAAAGCGCCTGCGCAGCGCCGGACATTCGGTGGAATGGGTCAAGGATGGCAATGACGTCGTGCCGGCGGCCGAGGGCGATGATTTCGACGCCCTGGTGCTGGACCTGATGCTGCCCAATCGCGACGGCATCGGCCTTATTGCCGAGTTGCGCCGCCGCAAGTTCAACGCCCCTGTTCTCGTCATCACCGCGCGGTCGGAGATCGATGACAAGGTGAGCCTGCTCGACCTTGGCGCGGACGATTATCTGGTGAAGCCATTCGACCTGCGAGAGCTCGAAGCGCGCCTAAGGGCGCTGATCCGGCGGACGGGCGGGCAGACGACCAGTACCCTAGCCGTGGGTAATCTCGAAATGGACCTAGCCGGGCTCAATGCCAGCGTGGGTGGCAAAATGCTGGAACTGGGGCGGCGGGAATTCCGGCTGCTCGAAATTCTCGTCACCAATGCCGGCAAAGTGGTGCCCAAGGAGCGGCTGATGAACCAGCTGTTCAATTTTGACGAGGCGGTTTCGGTCAATGCGCTGGAGCTGCACATCTCGCGGCTGCGCAAGAAGCTCGAAGCGGCCAATGTCGAGATCGGCACGGTGCGTGGCGTGGGCTATGTCGTGCGTTCGCCCAATGGCGGGTAA
- a CDS encoding extracellular solute-binding protein, with the protein MAGKSFSIRRRILALALALLLVAAAVLIIFIRDYSERASDRAFDRLLAASALTIAGAVQVEDDTVTVELPFASFGMFSGQDRVFYAVENPRGGAVTGYEDLSRMLPEMTAAGPVFQDAIYRDELVRVASVGRLTSSGSDTDWVTIHVAETQTEREALAWEILSNAIVPVVALTVLAIALVWFGIGRMFSPLYQLEQELRGRAPDDLSPLDVPVPVEVSHLVSALNGFMTRLGSAVERVTGLVAEAAHEVRTPLASLMAQAEVAMDEQDPEALRRRVGRIHQGAAQASQLVTQMLMEATISHRLENQEVDTSIFGVVVEEVRQRLDPDLEGRVVVGLADAASVAQIRGDRVALREMVRNVVDNALVYSEGPVEIGGTVGDGMLTLTVSDRGPGIADAEKPLVLERFRRGAGSAAKVGSGLGLSIVKRVAEAHRGALRLRDRDGGGLTVEIDLPLVGRNARVEQLRRALGSLSALVICLLLVDPHAAQAASTNYPAPDGSVDTVLSIAGVTHTPLFAEFIAGFQAIHPDVGVVYEETDSLPLYDRYLAGDIAPQPDLLISSASDLMIKLANDGHAIAYDSPYLSALPDWAHWRNEVFGFTFEPAVIIYNPDRIAADEVPRTHLTLAEMLETQTERFRGAIATYDIALSGVGYLLASQDQVISSNFWRLAAAFGRVNAQFSGSSPAILNGVADGSLALGYNVLGSYAFERKAAGANIEIVVPDDYVLVLTRAMLIPRDAPHPDLGRAFVDFALSPEGQAIAAGSTGLGSVAEGTVGEWTAESIAARGRGVIQPIPLGPALMVSLDQQRRKRFLDSWGEIVSPKP; encoded by the coding sequence ATGGCGGGTAAGTCGTTTTCCATTCGCCGGCGCATCCTGGCGTTGGCGCTGGCGCTGCTGCTGGTGGCGGCGGCGGTGCTGATCATCTTCATTCGCGACTATTCAGAACGAGCGTCAGACCGCGCGTTCGATCGGCTGCTGGCGGCGTCGGCGCTGACCATTGCCGGCGCAGTGCAGGTGGAAGACGACACCGTGACGGTCGAATTGCCCTTTGCCTCGTTCGGCATGTTTTCGGGGCAGGACCGGGTGTTCTATGCGGTGGAAAATCCTCGCGGCGGGGCGGTGACGGGCTATGAGGACCTGTCGCGCATGCTGCCGGAGATGACGGCGGCGGGACCGGTGTTCCAGGACGCCATCTATCGCGACGAGCTGGTGCGGGTGGCGAGCGTCGGGCGGCTGACCTCCTCGGGCAGCGACACGGATTGGGTGACGATCCATGTGGCGGAAACGCAAACGGAACGCGAGGCGCTGGCCTGGGAGATTCTTTCCAATGCCATTGTGCCGGTGGTGGCGCTGACCGTTCTGGCGATTGCGCTGGTGTGGTTCGGCATCGGGCGGATGTTTTCTCCGCTCTATCAGCTGGAGCAGGAGCTGCGCGGGCGAGCGCCGGATGACCTGTCGCCGCTCGATGTGCCCGTGCCGGTGGAGGTGAGCCATCTGGTGAGCGCACTCAATGGTTTCATGACGCGGCTGGGCAGCGCGGTCGAGCGGGTGACGGGGCTGGTGGCCGAGGCGGCCCATGAGGTGCGCACGCCGCTGGCATCGCTGATGGCGCAGGCCGAAGTCGCGATGGACGAGCAGGACCCGGAAGCTTTGCGCCGGCGCGTTGGGCGCATCCATCAGGGCGCGGCACAGGCGAGCCAATTGGTGACGCAGATGCTGATGGAGGCGACGATCAGCCACCGACTGGAAAACCAGGAGGTGGACACCAGCATTTTCGGCGTGGTGGTGGAGGAGGTGCGGCAGCGGCTCGACCCAGACCTTGAGGGCCGCGTGGTGGTGGGGCTGGCCGATGCCGCGAGCGTGGCACAGATCCGTGGTGACCGCGTGGCCTTGCGCGAAATGGTGCGCAATGTGGTGGACAATGCGCTGGTCTATTCGGAGGGGCCGGTGGAGATCGGCGGGACAGTTGGGGATGGGATGTTGACGCTGACAGTGAGCGACCGGGGGCCGGGCATTGCCGATGCGGAAAAGCCGCTGGTGCTGGAGCGGTTCAGGCGCGGTGCGGGGAGCGCCGCCAAGGTCGGGTCGGGGCTGGGGCTATCCATCGTCAAGCGCGTGGCCGAGGCGCATCGCGGGGCGCTGCGGCTGAGGGATCGCGATGGTGGCGGGCTCACGGTCGAGATCGACCTGCCGCTGGTTGGGCGCAATGCGCGCGTCGAGCAATTGCGCAGGGCGCTGGGATCGCTGTCGGCGCTGGTGATCTGCCTGCTGCTGGTGGACCCGCACGCGGCGCAGGCGGCTTCCACCAACTATCCGGCGCCGGACGGGAGCGTCGACACGGTCTTGTCGATTGCCGGGGTGACGCATACGCCGCTGTTTGCCGAATTCATTGCCGGCTTCCAGGCGATCCACCCGGATGTGGGCGTAGTCTATGAGGAGACGGATTCGCTGCCGCTCTATGATCGCTATCTGGCGGGGGATATAGCGCCGCAACCGGACCTGCTGATCAGTTCTGCCTCGGACCTGATGATCAAGCTGGCCAATGACGGGCATGCCATCGCCTATGACAGCCCGTATCTGAGCGCCCTGCCCGACTGGGCGCATTGGCGCAACGAGGTGTTTGGCTTCACCTTCGAGCCGGCGGTGATCATCTACAACCCGGACCGGATCGCGGCGGATGAAGTGCCACGTACGCATCTGACGCTGGCGGAAATGCTGGAGACGCAGACCGAGCGGTTCCGCGGGGCGATCGCCACTTATGACATTGCGCTGTCGGGCGTGGGCTATCTGCTGGCGTCGCAGGACCAGGTGATCTCGTCCAACTTCTGGCGGCTGGCGGCCGCCTTCGGGCGGGTGAATGCACAGTTCTCGGGGTCGAGCCCGGCTATCCTCAATGGGGTGGCCGATGGGTCGCTGGCGCTGGGCTATAATGTGCTCGGGTCCTATGCCTTCGAGCGCAAGGCGGCGGGAGCCAATATCGAGATCGTGGTGCCCGATGACTATGTGCTGGTGCTGACCCGGGCTATGCTGATCCCGCGCGATGCGCCGCATCCCGATCTGGGGCGTGCCTTTGTCGATTTTGCCCTATCGCCGGAGGGACAGGCGATTGCGGCAGGCTCGACCGGGCTTGGATCGGTGGCCGAGGGCACAGTGGGCGAATGGACCGCAGAATCCATCGCCGCCCGGGGACGCGGGGTAATCCAGCCAATCCCTCTGGGGCCGGCGCTGATGGTTTCGCTGGATCAACAGCGTCGCAAACGGTTCCTCGACAGCTGGGGCGAGATTGTTTCGCCCAAACCCTAG
- a CDS encoding tripartite tricarboxylate transporter permease, translating into MDTFGLLAEGLLAALQWQNLLYALVGVTLGTAVGVLPGIGPALTVALLLPVTYRLDPAGSLIMFAGIYYGGMYGGSTTSILLNTPGESASIVTALEGNKMARKGRGGPALATAAIGSFVAGLIATLALAFVAPWVVKFALAFGPAEYFALMVLAFVTVSAAFGDSALRGLTALFIGLGLGIIGIDLQTGQARLSFGIPDLLDGIEVTTLAVALFAIGETLKIAADRNLVKEEVLAVKGSVWMTRDDWKRSWIPWLRGTAIGFPIGAMPAGGADVSSFLSYSAEKTFAKRPEEFGHGAIEGVAGPEAANNASAAGTLVPLLTLGLPTTATAAIMLAGFQQFGLQPGPLLFTNNASLVWALIASLLVANFMLIVLNLPLIGLWVKLLTIPRPWLYGGILVFATLGTLGANGAMSGHIGPITFSFELLLLLAFGILGYLLRRFGYPIAPVVVGLILGPMAEQQLRRALSISQGDFAILFHSPIAITLYVVAAAAVLVPLYFRLRGKGAMLSQMASDED; encoded by the coding sequence ATGGACACGTTCGGACTTCTCGCCGAGGGCCTGCTTGCCGCTCTCCAATGGCAGAACCTTCTCTATGCGCTGGTCGGCGTGACCCTTGGCACCGCCGTCGGCGTGCTGCCGGGCATTGGCCCGGCGCTGACCGTGGCGCTTTTGCTGCCCGTCACCTATCGGCTTGATCCTGCTGGTTCGCTGATCATGTTCGCCGGCATCTATTACGGCGGCATGTATGGCGGCTCGACCACCTCCATCCTGCTCAATACGCCCGGTGAATCCGCCTCGATCGTCACCGCGCTCGAGGGCAACAAGATGGCCCGCAAGGGCAGGGGCGGTCCCGCTCTGGCCACCGCTGCCATTGGCTCATTCGTTGCCGGCCTGATTGCGACCCTGGCCCTCGCCTTCGTTGCGCCCTGGGTGGTGAAATTTGCCCTGGCCTTTGGCCCCGCCGAATATTTCGCCCTGATGGTGCTGGCTTTCGTCACCGTCTCCGCCGCCTTCGGCGATAGCGCCCTGCGGGGCCTCACCGCACTCTTCATCGGCCTCGGTCTCGGCATCATCGGTATCGACCTGCAGACCGGTCAGGCGCGCCTCTCCTTCGGCATTCCTGATCTGCTTGACGGCATCGAAGTCACGACGCTCGCCGTCGCGCTTTTCGCCATTGGCGAAACCCTCAAGATTGCCGCCGACCGCAACCTCGTCAAAGAGGAAGTGCTTGCCGTCAAGGGCTCGGTCTGGATGACCAGGGATGACTGGAAGCGCAGCTGGATCCCGTGGCTGCGCGGCACGGCCATCGGCTTCCCCATCGGCGCCATGCCGGCCGGCGGCGCCGACGTGTCGAGTTTCCTGAGCTATTCGGCCGAAAAAACCTTTGCCAAGCGCCCCGAGGAATTCGGCCATGGCGCCATTGAGGGCGTTGCCGGTCCCGAAGCTGCCAACAACGCATCCGCTGCCGGCACGCTGGTGCCGCTGCTGACGCTGGGTCTGCCCACCACGGCAACCGCTGCCATCATGCTGGCCGGTTTCCAGCAGTTTGGCCTTCAGCCCGGCCCGCTGCTCTTCACCAACAATGCCAGCCTCGTCTGGGCGCTGATCGCCAGCCTGCTCGTCGCCAACTTCATGCTGATCGTTCTCAACCTGCCCCTGATTGGCCTTTGGGTGAAGCTGCTGACCATCCCGCGTCCCTGGCTCTATGGTGGCATCCTGGTGTTTGCGACCTTGGGTACGCTGGGCGCAAACGGTGCCATGTCCGGCCATATCGGTCCGATCACCTTCTCCTTCGAACTGCTGCTGCTGCTGGCTTTCGGCATCCTGGGCTATCTGCTGCGCCGCTTCGGCTATCCGATCGCGCCCGTCGTGGTCGGCCTGATCCTCGGCCCCATGGCCGAGCAGCAGCTCCGCCGGGCCCTCTCGATCAGCCAGGGTGATTTCGCCATCCTCTTCCACTCGCCCATTGCCATCACGCTATATGTCGTGGCGGCGGCTGCCGTGCTGGTCCCGCTCTACTTCCGCCTGCGCGGCAAGGGCGCCATGCTCAGCCAGATGGCCAGCGACGAGGACTAG
- a CDS encoding tripartite tricarboxylate transporter TctB family protein, which translates to MTSGEPNLSRRPDGAALVIAAILALIAAVIFWQMSQMRVPPIQARVGPTVFPYIIAAGLFALSVGTVVSAFRRGFPERDDDNYIPIAWVIGGLVAQLLTIGWAGFSVGTGLLFACTAMAFGRGPLWKTIPIGIVFAFIVWFMFAKGLQLSLPMGPLERLIP; encoded by the coding sequence ATGACCTCGGGTGAACCCAATCTCTCGCGCCGCCCCGATGGGGCGGCGCTTGTCATCGCAGCCATTCTCGCCCTGATCGCCGCCGTGATCTTCTGGCAGATGTCGCAGATGCGCGTGCCCCCGATCCAGGCGCGCGTCGGGCCGACCGTTTTCCCCTATATCATCGCGGCTGGCCTGTTTGCGCTGTCCGTCGGAACCGTGGTCTCGGCCTTCCGTCGTGGCTTTCCCGAGCGCGACGACGACAATTATATCCCCATCGCCTGGGTCATCGGTGGCCTCGTTGCGCAACTGCTGACCATCGGCTGGGCCGGTTTCTCGGTTGGCACGGGCCTGCTTTTTGCCTGCACCGCCATGGCCTTTGGCCGCGGACCACTCTGGAAGACCATCCCGATCGGTATCGTCTTCGCCTTCATCGTTTGGTTCATGTTCGCCAAGGGTCTGCAGCTGTCGCTGCCCATGGGCCCGCTTGAACGCCTCATTCCCTGA
- a CDS encoding tripartite tricarboxylate transporter substrate binding protein, translating into MNKLLLAALISGAMAVPTFAADYSIMAPAAPGGGWDQTARTMQEALQAEGISGNVQVTNVPGAGGTIGLAQFVNQSNANPNALIVGGYVMVGAILTNASPVTLEQVTPIARLTGEAVALVVPASSDIQTVDDLVAKLNENVGAVSWAGGSAGGADHITAGLITKAVGADPTQVNYIAYSGGGEALAAVLGGQVTVGISGYSEFASQIEAGELRLLAVSTAERVPGVDAPTLQEAGVDVAVQNWRMVAAAPGITEEQKAAISSDIEKMVDSATWQAALESRGWVNTYLAGADFDAQLAEDIAATDAILREIGLVQ; encoded by the coding sequence ATGAACAAGCTGCTCTTGGCCGCGCTGATTTCTGGCGCAATGGCTGTTCCGACTTTCGCTGCCGATTATTCCATCATGGCCCCTGCTGCTCCTGGTGGCGGTTGGGACCAGACCGCACGCACCATGCAGGAAGCCCTGCAGGCCGAAGGCATTTCGGGCAATGTGCAGGTCACCAACGTTCCTGGCGCCGGTGGCACGATTGGCCTGGCCCAGTTCGTCAACCAGTCCAATGCCAATCCCAACGCCCTCATCGTTGGCGGCTATGTGATGGTTGGTGCCATCCTGACCAATGCTTCGCCCGTGACCCTCGAACAGGTCACCCCGATCGCCCGCCTCACCGGTGAAGCCGTCGCGCTGGTCGTTCCGGCCTCCTCCGACATCCAGACCGTCGATGATCTGGTGGCCAAGCTCAACGAAAACGTCGGTGCCGTTTCCTGGGCCGGCGGTTCGGCTGGTGGCGCAGACCACATCACGGCCGGCCTCATCACCAAGGCTGTCGGTGCCGATCCGACCCAGGTCAACTACATCGCCTATTCGGGCGGTGGCGAAGCCCTCGCTGCCGTGCTCGGCGGTCAGGTTACCGTTGGCATTTCGGGTTACTCCGAATTCGCTTCGCAGATCGAAGCCGGCGAACTTCGCCTGCTGGCAGTCTCGACCGCCGAGCGCGTGCCGGGCGTCGATGCCCCGACCCTCCAGGAAGCCGGCGTCGATGTCGCCGTGCAGAACTGGCGCATGGTTGCCGCTGCCCCTGGCATCACCGAAGAGCAGAAGGCTGCCATCTCGTCCGACATCGAAAAGATGGTCGACTCGGCAACCTGGCAGGCCGCGCTTGAATCGCGTGGCTGGGTCAACACCTACCTGGCTGGCGCCGATTTCGACGCCCAGCTCGCTGAAGACATTGCTGCGACCGACGCCATCCTGCGCGAAATCGGCCTGGTGCAATGA
- a CDS encoding EAL domain-containing protein — protein sequence MVTDSALLLRLQTEVLEAVACGEPLVAVADLLCRRAQELAPDAICSILMVDADCRLRPLAAPSLPLAFSTAIDGLLAGPRAGSCGTAAFRNEPVMVTDIETDPLWEDYRQLAGPLGLRACWSSPIRDHDNNVVATFAFYYRSGRGPDEVERAIVQTCVHLCAIAIDHEKARERNHRLAYYDALTGLPNRGRFNELLARAIRLKEPFGLLLVDIDHLKLVNDTVGHVFGDQLIRTVAERLSDCHPTLTACRLGGDEFAVIVADCDSEFALRDAATRMLNAVRGLIQMGDQTIDPHVTIGGALFGPDGVDEAALSQNADFALYHAKEIRRGGYIRFTPGMRTSMMERANMVRNVDQAISEKRMIVHYQPIVRLDTAEIVGLEALARMRMPDGRIASASEFHAALADPRIAWQVTGQMLSQIASDIRYWLDLGIPFQHVGINVTTGDFQRGDLEARIIETFEQANVPLKHIVLEVNEAVYMGGGDQMVAKAVSALRQRGLLVALDDFGTGFASLTHLLTFPVDIIKIDKSFIEKLSRDRASDVVVGSIIHIAKKLDMKLVAEGIETASQASALCQLGCGMGQGYLFARPGSVADTTHLLSLFAQRLDPEQMEMTLEQDQRRSA from the coding sequence ATGGTTACTGATAGTGCTTTGCTGTTGCGTCTGCAGACGGAAGTCCTGGAGGCGGTTGCCTGCGGCGAGCCTTTGGTGGCCGTTGCGGATCTGTTGTGTCGACGGGCCCAGGAGCTGGCGCCCGATGCTATCTGCTCCATTTTGATGGTCGATGCCGACTGCCGACTGCGCCCCCTGGCAGCGCCCTCGCTGCCCTTGGCCTTCTCCACCGCCATCGATGGCCTGCTCGCCGGTCCCAGGGCGGGCTCCTGCGGCACGGCGGCCTTTCGAAACGAACCGGTCATGGTCACCGATATCGAGACGGATCCGCTCTGGGAGGACTATCGCCAGCTCGCCGGGCCGCTCGGCCTGCGCGCCTGCTGGTCCAGCCCCATTCGCGACCATGACAACAATGTCGTCGCCACCTTCGCTTTCTATTATCGCAGCGGCCGCGGTCCCGATGAGGTCGAACGCGCCATCGTCCAGACCTGCGTGCATCTCTGCGCCATCGCCATCGATCATGAGAAGGCTCGCGAGCGCAATCACCGCCTGGCCTACTATGATGCCTTGACCGGTCTGCCCAATCGCGGTCGTTTCAACGAGCTTCTCGCCCGCGCCATCCGCCTCAAGGAGCCTTTTGGCCTGTTGCTGGTCGATATCGATCATCTCAAACTGGTCAATGACACCGTCGGCCACGTCTTTGGTGATCAGCTGATCCGCACGGTGGCCGAGCGCCTCTCCGATTGTCATCCCACGCTCACCGCCTGTCGCCTGGGTGGCGACGAGTTTGCCGTCATCGTTGCCGATTGCGACTCCGAATTCGCTCTGCGCGATGCCGCCACCCGCATGCTCAATGCCGTGCGCGGCCTGATCCAGATGGGCGACCAGACCATCGATCCCCATGTCACCATTGGTGGCGCGCTCTTTGGTCCCGATGGCGTTGACGAGGCTGCGCTCAGCCAGAATGCCGATTTCGCCCTCTATCATGCCAAGGAAATTCGCCGCGGCGGCTATATCCGCTTTACGCCGGGCATGCGGACCTCGATGATGGAACGCGCCAACATGGTGCGCAATGTCGATCAGGCCATTTCCGAAAAGCGCATGATTGTCCATTACCAGCCCATCGTCCGGCTCGACACTGCCGAGATCGTCGGTCTCGAGGCCCTGGCGCGCATGCGCATGCCCGATGGCCGCATCGCCTCGGCCAGCGAATTCCATGCCGCTCTCGCCGATCCGCGCATCGCCTGGCAGGTCACCGGCCAGATGCTGAGCCAGATCGCCAGCGACATCCGCTACTGGCTCGATCTGGGCATTCCCTTCCAGCATGTCGGCATCAATGTCACCACCGGCGATTTCCAGCGGGGCGATCTTGAAGCCCGCATCATCGAAACCTTCGAACAGGCCAATGTCCCGCTCAAGCACATCGTGCTCGAGGTCAACGAGGCCGTCTATATGGGGGGCGGCGACCAGATGGTGGCCAAGGCGGTCAGCGCCTTGCGCCAACGCGGCCTTCTCGTCGCGCTCGATGATTTCGGCACCGGCTTTGCCTCGCTCACCCACCTGCTGACCTTCCCGGTCGACATCATCAAGATCGACAAGTCCTTCATCGAGAAGCTCAGTCGCGATCGTGCCAGCGACGTGGTGGTCGGCTCAATCATCCACATCGCTAAAAAGCTCGACATGAAGCTGGTCGCCGAAGGCATCGAAACAGCGTCCCAGGCCAGCGCGCTCTGCCAGCTCGGTTGTGGCATGGGGCAGGGCTATCTCTTTGCCCGTCCCGGCTCGGTCGCCGATACCACGCATCTGCTGTCGCTCTTTGCGCAGCGGCTTGATCCCGAGCAGATGGAAATGACGCTCGAACAGGATCAGCGCCGTAGCGCCTGA
- a CDS encoding glycosyltransferase family 25 protein, with translation MLPIFYINLASRPDRREFMDGQLQALGLSGTRIEAVTAADIGEEDAQAFCNLENELFLRLNELACTYSHERAWSALIASGEPAGLIFEDDAELASSLPAFLAEAASIDADLIRIETTGSTTRVYPVESTGPSGIAVRRFRSTPMGAAGYILKAEAARRLIGHPELRRRHLDLALYNPFEQPGASLTRVLTDPALCRQLGVENSRTAPVGRSDIAHERVKHTFARRHPVASQWGRLRRWAKKGLRNVKDDFAQRGQLSRRVIPFGDDQ, from the coding sequence GTGCTGCCCATTTTCTACATCAATCTGGCCAGCCGGCCCGACCGGCGGGAGTTTATGGATGGCCAGCTCCAGGCGTTGGGCCTGTCGGGAACGCGGATCGAAGCGGTGACCGCCGCGGACATCGGCGAGGAAGACGCCCAGGCTTTCTGCAATCTGGAAAACGAGCTCTTCCTCAGGCTCAATGAGCTTGCCTGCACCTATAGCCACGAGCGTGCCTGGAGTGCCTTGATCGCATCCGGGGAGCCCGCCGGGCTCATTTTTGAGGATGACGCGGAGCTGGCCTCCAGCCTGCCGGCCTTCCTGGCCGAAGCGGCTTCGATTGATGCCGACCTCATCAGAATCGAAACGACGGGCTCCACTACCCGCGTCTATCCAGTAGAGTCGACTGGGCCGAGTGGCATTGCCGTGCGCCGCTTCCGATCGACGCCGATGGGGGCTGCCGGCTACATCCTAAAAGCCGAGGCAGCGCGCCGTCTCATCGGACATCCCGAATTGCGCCGACGTCACCTGGATCTCGCCCTCTACAATCCCTTCGAGCAGCCCGGTGCCTCGCTGACCCGTGTCCTGACCGATCCTGCCCTGTGCCGCCAGCTCGGCGTTGAGAATTCCCGCACCGCGCCTGTGGGGCGCAGCGATATTGCCCACGAACGCGTCAAACACACCTTTGCCCGGCGCCATCCCGTTGCCAGCCAGTGGGGGCGGTTGCGCCGCTGGGCCAAAAAGGGCCTGCGCAACGTCAAGGATGACTTCGCCCAGCGCGGCCAGCTGTCCCGGCGGGTTATCCCTTTCGGCGATGATCAATGA
- a CDS encoding XRE family transcriptional regulator, whose protein sequence is MSPDPKKSQPRAVRSQALTPRGLSRSDAAAYIGVSASLFDEMVDDGRMPRPKLINTRNVWDKFAVDDAFDNLPTKGAVNPWDEVYG, encoded by the coding sequence ATGAGCCCAGACCCAAAAAAGTCACAACCTCGCGCCGTTCGTAGTCAGGCGCTCACACCAAGGGGATTGTCCCGCTCAGATGCTGCCGCCTACATCGGCGTGAGCGCGAGCCTATTCGACGAGATGGTGGATGACGGACGGATGCCGCGCCCCAAACTCATCAATACCCGTAACGTGTGGGATAAGTTTGCCGTCGACGACGCATTCGACAATCTCCCGACGAAGGGAGCGGTAAATCCGTGGGACGAAGTATACGGGTGA
- a CDS encoding UDP-glucose/GDP-mannose dehydrogenase family protein has product MRITMIGSGYVGLVSGACFADFGHDVVCVDLSEQKIAALKDGNIPIFEPGLDRLVEDNAKAGRLSFTNELAPAVAEADAVFIAVGTPSRRGDGHADLSYVYAAAADIARAVKGFTVVVTKSTVPVGTGDEVERIIREVNPDADVVVVSNPEFLREGAAIDDFKRPDRIVVGLEDERARDVMTEVYRPLYLNQAPLMFTGRRTAELVKYAGNAFLAMKITFINEIADLCERVGANVQEVARGIGLDHRIGSKFLNAGPGYGGSCFPKDTLALVKTGQDYDAPLRLVETTVEVNDRRKQAMGRKIIAAMGGNVRGKTIGILGLTFKPNTDDMRDAPAITIIQALQDAGANIKAYDPVGMPAAASVLKDVEFSFDAYQVAQGADCLVLVTEWNAFRSLDLTRIKDVLKTPMFVDLRNVYRPEEMARNGFLYHPVGIA; this is encoded by the coding sequence TTGCGCATAACCATGATCGGTAGTGGATACGTTGGGCTCGTTAGTGGAGCCTGCTTCGCCGATTTCGGCCATGACGTCGTTTGCGTTGACCTGAGTGAGCAGAAGATTGCCGCTCTGAAGGACGGCAATATCCCAATCTTCGAGCCTGGCCTTGATCGCTTAGTCGAGGACAACGCCAAGGCTGGTCGCCTGTCGTTCACCAATGAGCTTGCTCCGGCGGTTGCAGAAGCCGACGCGGTGTTCATCGCTGTAGGAACGCCTTCGCGTCGTGGCGACGGCCACGCAGACCTCTCCTATGTCTATGCTGCGGCTGCTGACATTGCACGGGCCGTTAAAGGATTCACCGTTGTTGTAACCAAGTCCACCGTGCCGGTTGGTACCGGTGATGAGGTTGAGCGGATCATCCGTGAGGTTAATCCCGACGCCGACGTTGTTGTTGTCTCGAACCCAGAGTTCCTGCGCGAAGGTGCTGCCATCGACGATTTTAAGCGTCCGGATCGCATCGTGGTCGGCCTTGAAGACGAGCGGGCGCGGGATGTGATGACCGAAGTCTATCGCCCTCTCTATCTCAACCAAGCGCCGCTGATGTTCACCGGGCGCCGCACCGCCGAGCTGGTTAAGTATGCCGGCAATGCCTTCCTCGCTATGAAAATCACCTTCATTAACGAGATAGCCGACCTCTGCGAACGTGTCGGTGCTAACGTCCAGGAAGTCGCCCGTGGCATTGGCCTCGACCACCGCATCGGCAGCAAGTTCCTAAATGCTGGACCGGGCTATGGCGGCTCTTGCTTCCCCAAGGATACTCTCGCGCTGGTCAAGACCGGTCAGGACTACGATGCGCCGCTGCGGCTCGTCGAAACCACGGTTGAGGTTAATGATCGGCGCAAACAAGCTATGGGTCGGAAGATCATCGCTGCGATGGGCGGCAATGTACGCGGCAAAACCATTGGCATTCTTGGTCTGACGTTCAAACCAAACACCGACGACATGCGCGACGCTCCTGCAATAACAATTATTCAAGCGTTGCAAGACGCCGGCGCGAACATCAAGGCATATGATCCAGTCGGAATGCCGGCAGCAGCCTCTGTTTTGAAGGATGTAGAATTTAGCTTTGACGCTTATCAAGTCGCGCAGGGAGCGGACTGTCTGGTACTCGTTACAGAGTGGAATGCATTTCGATCGTTGGATCTTACACGTATCAAAGACGTTCTGAAGACGCCAATGTTCGTCGATCTCCGAAATGTCTACAGGCCGGAGGAGATGGCGCGGAATGGCTTTTTATACCACCCCGTAGGCATAGCCTGA